The following are encoded in a window of Bradyrhizobium guangdongense genomic DNA:
- the rpsD gene encoding 30S ribosomal protein S4 has protein sequence MTKRSEAKYKIDRRMGQNIWGRPKSPVNRREYGPGQHGQRRKGKLSDFGVQLRAKQKLKGYYANISERQFHGIYVEASRLKGDTGENLIGLLERRLDAVVYRAKFVSTIFAARQFINHGHIKVNGRKVNISSYQVKIGDVIEVKEASKQLAHVLEASQLPERDTPDYLEVDHGKMTAKYVRVPGLSDVPFPVQMEPHLVVEFYSR, from the coding sequence ATGACTAAGCGCAGTGAGGCGAAGTACAAGATCGATCGCCGTATGGGCCAGAACATCTGGGGCCGCCCGAAGAGCCCCGTGAACCGCCGCGAGTACGGCCCCGGCCAGCATGGCCAGCGCCGCAAGGGCAAGCTCTCCGACTTCGGCGTGCAGCTGCGCGCCAAGCAGAAGCTGAAGGGCTACTACGCCAACATCAGCGAGCGTCAGTTCCACGGCATCTATGTCGAGGCAAGCCGCCTCAAGGGTGACACCGGCGAGAACCTGATCGGCCTCCTGGAGCGTCGTCTCGACGCGGTCGTGTATCGCGCCAAGTTCGTCTCGACGATCTTCGCCGCCCGTCAGTTCATCAACCACGGCCACATCAAGGTGAACGGCCGCAAGGTCAACATCTCGAGCTATCAGGTCAAGATCGGCGACGTGATCGAGGTCAAGGAAGCCTCCAAGCAGCTCGCCCACGTTCTCGAAGCCAGCCAGCTCCCCGAGCGCGACACCCCCGACTATCTCGAAGTCGATCACGGCAAGATGACCGCCAAGTACGTGCGCGTCCCCGGCCTCTCCGACGTGCCGTTCCCGGTGCAGATGGAGCCCCATCTGGTCGTCGAATTCTATTCGCGCTAA
- a CDS encoding acyl-CoA synthetase, whose protein sequence is MAGIHALDRLIGNDYPELLTDEEVRAFEQVPYADRVAAESTYDAIRLGAARNPDGAALQFLQNADPADTPVVVTYRDFIARVTQAANMFHALGAEKGDVISFMLPLLPDAFVTLFGAEAAGIANPVNPLLEPHQIAEILEAANTKILVALGPVPGTDIWQKVEQIRPQLKHLKAIVQVAGGGDPANGIFAFNDLIKQQPADRLVSGRKIASHDIAAYFHTGGTTGTPKLVRHTHANQVYQAWALNLMLKSKPGANLLFGMPLFHVGGSLTQVLLTLSSGGSLVVLSPSGWRNPNAVKNIWGLVERFKPEALSSVPTVLAAALAVPPGNADISSLKYAAGGGSAIPVAVGSAIQEKLKLPVVEVYGMTETSSVHTLAFPSRPIRLGSVGLPMPYSRVRIVQLDADGNLIRDCKPDEIGVVIMAGPGVFGGYLNDAHNKGAFVDKVWVNSGDLGRLDADGYLWITGRAKDLVIRGGHNIDPAPIEEIMFRHPAVGFAAVVGQPDAYAGELPVGYVQLKPGAKVEPGELEAWVRERTPERAAVPVQVIPIDPMPVTGVGKVFKPQLRWDAAQRAFTKVLAPLVARGIDCKVKVGAHGSHGSIATVTLTGLPADQREAVAGEVHTLLAPFVMRHEVVQA, encoded by the coding sequence ATGGCGGGCATCCACGCGCTCGATCGGCTCATCGGCAATGACTATCCGGAGCTTTTGACGGACGAGGAGGTCCGGGCCTTCGAGCAGGTCCCTTATGCCGATCGGGTCGCGGCCGAGAGCACCTACGATGCCATCCGGCTCGGTGCCGCCCGCAACCCGGACGGGGCGGCACTCCAGTTTCTCCAAAATGCCGATCCGGCCGATACGCCTGTTGTGGTCACCTACCGCGATTTCATCGCGCGCGTCACGCAGGCCGCCAACATGTTTCATGCGCTCGGCGCGGAGAAGGGCGATGTCATCTCCTTCATGCTGCCGCTGCTGCCCGATGCCTTCGTGACGCTGTTCGGCGCCGAGGCCGCCGGCATCGCCAATCCCGTCAACCCGCTGCTCGAGCCGCACCAGATCGCGGAAATTCTGGAAGCGGCGAATACCAAGATCCTGGTCGCGCTCGGGCCGGTGCCGGGCACCGACATCTGGCAGAAGGTCGAGCAGATCCGCCCGCAGCTCAAGCATCTCAAGGCGATCGTGCAGGTGGCGGGCGGCGGTGATCCCGCCAACGGAATTTTCGCGTTCAACGACCTGATCAAGCAGCAGCCGGCTGACCGGCTTGTCAGCGGGCGCAAGATCGCGAGCCACGATATCGCGGCCTATTTCCATACCGGCGGTACCACCGGCACGCCGAAGCTCGTGCGGCACACCCACGCCAATCAGGTCTATCAGGCCTGGGCGCTGAATCTGATGCTGAAGTCCAAGCCCGGCGCCAACCTGCTGTTCGGCATGCCGCTGTTTCACGTCGGCGGATCGCTGACGCAGGTGCTCCTGACGCTGTCGAGCGGTGGTTCGCTGGTGGTGTTGTCGCCGAGCGGCTGGCGCAATCCGAACGCGGTGAAGAACATCTGGGGGCTGGTCGAGCGTTTCAAGCCGGAAGCGCTCTCGAGCGTGCCGACGGTGCTGGCCGCAGCCCTCGCGGTGCCGCCCGGCAATGCCGACATTTCCAGCCTGAAATACGCAGCCGGCGGTGGCTCGGCGATTCCGGTTGCGGTCGGCTCGGCGATCCAGGAGAAGCTCAAGCTGCCGGTGGTCGAGGTCTACGGCATGACGGAGACGTCGAGCGTGCACACGCTCGCTTTCCCGTCGCGGCCGATCCGGCTCGGTTCGGTCGGCCTGCCCATGCCTTACTCGCGCGTGCGCATCGTGCAACTCGATGCCGACGGCAATTTGATCCGCGACTGCAAGCCGGACGAGATCGGCGTCGTCATCATGGCCGGCCCCGGCGTGTTCGGCGGCTATCTCAACGACGCCCACAACAAGGGCGCCTTCGTCGACAAAGTCTGGGTCAATTCCGGCGATCTCGGCCGGTTAGACGCCGACGGCTATCTCTGGATCACCGGCCGTGCCAAGGACCTCGTCATTCGCGGCGGCCATAACATCGATCCCGCGCCGATCGAGGAGATCATGTTCCGCCATCCCGCCGTCGGCTTCGCCGCGGTGGTCGGCCAGCCCGACGCCTATGCCGGCGAGCTGCCGGTCGGTTACGTGCAGTTGAAGCCGGGCGCAAAGGTCGAGCCCGGCGAGCTCGAAGCATGGGTGCGCGAGCGCACGCCGGAGCGTGCCGCTGTCCCCGTGCAGGTCATTCCGATCGATCCGATGCCGGTGACCGGCGTCGGCAAGGTGTTCAAGCCGCAACTGCGCTGGGACGCGGCGCAGCGCGCGTTCACCAAGGTGCTGGCACCCCTCGTCGCGCGTGGCATCGATTGCAAAGTGAAGGTCGGCGCCCATGGCAGCCACGGCTCGATCGCCACGGTGACGCTTACAGGCTTGCCTGCAGACCAGCGCGAGGCCGTCGCCGGCGAGGTGCACACGCTGCTCGCGCCGTTCGTGATGCGGCACGAGGTGGTGCAGGCGTAA
- a CDS encoding SecDF P1 head subdomain-containing protein: MTRPLQHRTRSLIAALALGSVIFASAIAMPRATLAEDSQFDKMRGKIAAFIGDKMERLGGSRIIYKVDSEGLRESVVTDLRDDVYKILHDGQIAFSGLAIRGGGVELKIADAKAREQLARKLASDAEGLPSHAIAVTNGSDGAVRLAPTDAASAARLRDLVEDAIAMVEQRLKDAGVKLASVAPDGTDRIRIFLPGVSDPERITAIFAHKVTVSFHPVDVSMLAEQAQSGTPPDGSEVLLGFKDKKPYLVTKASALDGEDINYAAPGFATGTKEPIAQFRFNGRGTRRFAHVTEENVGKAFAIVLDGRVISAPVIREPITGGSVQISGNFTLEEANSIAMLLRAGALPGHLTLVEQQVLQPGAKP; encoded by the coding sequence ATGACGAGGCCCCTGCAACACCGCACCAGATCGCTGATCGCCGCGCTTGCACTGGGATCGGTAATCTTTGCGTCGGCGATCGCCATGCCGCGCGCCACGCTCGCCGAGGACAGTCAATTCGACAAGATGCGCGGCAAGATCGCTGCTTTCATCGGCGACAAGATGGAAAGGCTGGGCGGGTCACGCATCATCTACAAGGTGGACAGCGAAGGCTTGCGCGAGAGCGTGGTCACGGATTTGCGCGACGACGTCTACAAGATCTTGCACGACGGCCAGATCGCCTTCTCAGGCCTTGCGATCCGCGGCGGTGGTGTCGAATTGAAGATCGCCGACGCCAAAGCCCGCGAACAGCTCGCGCGCAAGCTCGCCTCGGACGCGGAAGGATTGCCCTCGCATGCGATCGCCGTGACCAACGGCAGTGACGGAGCGGTCAGGCTGGCGCCGACCGACGCGGCCTCGGCGGCGCGGCTGCGCGATCTCGTCGAAGACGCCATCGCCATGGTCGAACAGCGTCTCAAGGACGCCGGCGTCAAGCTCGCGAGCGTGGCCCCTGACGGGACCGACCGCATCCGGATCTTTCTGCCGGGCGTCAGCGATCCCGAGCGCATCACCGCGATCTTTGCCCACAAGGTTACGGTCAGCTTCCATCCGGTTGATGTTTCGATGCTGGCGGAGCAGGCGCAATCCGGCACCCCACCTGACGGCTCCGAAGTCCTGCTCGGCTTCAAGGACAAGAAGCCTTATCTGGTCACCAAAGCCAGTGCGCTCGACGGTGAGGACATCAACTATGCAGCGCCTGGCTTTGCGACCGGCACCAAGGAGCCGATCGCCCAGTTCCGCTTTAACGGACGCGGCACGCGGCGCTTTGCCCACGTCACCGAAGAGAACGTCGGCAAAGCCTTCGCCATCGTGCTCGACGGCAGGGTGATCTCCGCTCCCGTGATCCGCGAGCCTATCACCGGCGGCTCGGTCCAGATCTCCGGCAATTTCACGCTCGAGGAGGCCAACAGCATCGCCATGCTGCTGCGCGCCGGCGCCCTGCCGGGTCACCTTACGCTCGTCGAGCAGCAGGTCCTCCAACCCGGCGCCAAGCCCTAG
- a CDS encoding acyltransferase codes for MRGTPKTISLPRRLICDLMRASMDVPFVSLSRSLKIRSLLEARAGVLAPAGWAAIFVKAFALVARDEPVLRTVYAKWPWPSLYELPKSVALVAIARVENGEECVMPQRIAAPEAMTLSAVDAEIRRAKTAPIDDIPMFRKIMRATRLPLPLRRLSWAVGLNFGRQRGNWFGSFAVSSVAAYGGGELHPVTPGPFIVSYGVVEPDQTIHVVIRWDHRVTDAAPIARVLTRLEQVLNTEIAAELSAAGAKPIRAVRT; via the coding sequence ATGCGCGGGACGCCCAAGACCATTTCGCTGCCGCGCCGCCTGATCTGCGACCTCATGCGGGCGTCGATGGACGTGCCGTTCGTTTCACTGTCCCGCTCGCTCAAGATTCGTTCCCTGCTGGAGGCCCGTGCAGGCGTGTTGGCGCCGGCCGGCTGGGCGGCGATATTCGTCAAGGCTTTCGCCCTGGTCGCCAGGGACGAGCCGGTCCTGCGCACCGTCTATGCCAAATGGCCCTGGCCGTCGCTCTACGAGCTGCCGAAAAGCGTGGCGCTGGTCGCCATCGCCCGGGTCGAGAACGGCGAGGAATGCGTGATGCCGCAGCGAATCGCAGCTCCCGAGGCCATGACGCTGTCCGCGGTTGATGCCGAGATCCGGCGCGCCAAGACGGCTCCGATCGACGATATCCCGATGTTCCGCAAGATCATGCGCGCCACCCGTCTGCCGCTGCCGCTGCGGCGCCTGTCCTGGGCCGTGGGGCTCAATTTCGGCCGGCAGCGGGGCAATTGGTTCGGGAGTTTCGCGGTGAGCTCGGTGGCGGCCTATGGCGGCGGCGAGCTTCATCCCGTCACCCCCGGCCCCTTCATCGTGAGCTATGGGGTGGTCGAGCCCGACCAGACCATCCATGTCGTGATCCGCTGGGATCATCGGGTCACCGATGCCGCCCCCATTGCCCGGGTCCTGACCCGGCTGGAACAGGTCCTGAACACTGAAATCGCTGCCGAATTGAGCGCGGCAGGCGCGAAGCCGATCCGGGCCGTCAGGACGTGA
- a CDS encoding Crp/Fnr family transcriptional regulator → MPSGSVDISSILDRILDAATDNLRIAKILVQMGLDPNDVTWDAIFNRLLEIFVHNITLANMFAAVGAIFFVATLLMRTMVPLRVANMVGCAFFALFGALSANVSTFLLYLLLLPINAFRLRQMLKLVKKARHAAEGDMSIEWLKPFMAERKYRRGDTLFRLGDPAKEMLLTVTGKFLVKEIGVEIGPGALMGEFGFLTPDNRRTATIECIEDGQVLTITYDRLLEIYFQDPQFGYYFLVLTSQRLLQNIDRLQKQLAAAQAATTNKIA, encoded by the coding sequence ATGCCGTCCGGCAGCGTAGACATTTCGTCGATCCTCGACCGCATTCTGGATGCGGCAACGGACAATCTCAGGATCGCGAAGATCCTGGTCCAGATGGGCCTCGACCCCAACGACGTCACTTGGGACGCGATCTTCAATCGCCTGCTCGAGATCTTCGTTCACAACATCACGCTGGCCAACATGTTCGCCGCGGTCGGCGCCATCTTCTTCGTTGCCACCCTCCTGATGCGGACAATGGTGCCCTTGCGCGTCGCCAACATGGTGGGTTGCGCCTTCTTCGCTCTTTTCGGCGCGCTCTCGGCCAATGTCTCGACGTTCCTGCTGTATCTGCTTTTGCTTCCGATCAACGCTTTTCGCCTGCGGCAGATGCTCAAGCTGGTCAAGAAGGCGCGCCACGCCGCCGAAGGCGACATGTCGATCGAATGGCTCAAGCCGTTCATGGCCGAGCGCAAATACCGCCGCGGCGACACGCTGTTCAGATTGGGCGATCCGGCCAAGGAGATGCTTCTCACCGTCACCGGCAAATTCCTCGTGAAGGAGATCGGCGTCGAAATCGGGCCTGGAGCCCTCATGGGAGAGTTCGGCTTCCTTACGCCGGACAACCGGCGCACCGCAACGATCGAATGCATCGAAGACGGCCAGGTGCTGACCATCACCTATGACCGGTTGCTGGAGATCTACTTCCAGGACCCGCAGTTCGGCTATTACTTCCTGGTGCTGACCAGCCAGCGCCTCCTGCAGAACATCGATCGCCTGCAGAAGCAGCTGGCCGCAGCCCAGGCGGCGACCACGAACAAGATCGCCTGA
- a CDS encoding threonine aldolase family protein encodes MLYIPPPVDPKAPPVRINLLSDTQTKPTAGMRDAMARAEVGDEQVGDDPTVNALCERVADLLGKEAAVYMPSGTMCNVTATLVHCRPGDEILAHETAHIIAREGGAHAAIGGFQVTQLMGADGQFTPETLRKALHPRTRYQPPQTVVSVEQTANIGGGTIWKKAALDEIVAIAKQHGLVTHMDGARLLNATVASGISPRDMTAGWDSAWIDFSKGLGAPIGGVLAGSRAFIDAVWQWKQRLGGSMRQAGICAAACIYALDHHVERLADDHANARALARGLSQIAGIEVQEPETNLVFFKPDGAGVPGDKMVALLRQRGVTLAMMDGRIRACTHLDVNASQIDETIGYVREIVRAA; translated from the coding sequence ATGCTCTACATCCCTCCTCCTGTTGATCCCAAGGCGCCGCCGGTGCGCATCAATCTGCTCTCGGACACGCAGACCAAGCCGACGGCTGGGATGCGCGATGCGATGGCGCGAGCCGAGGTCGGCGACGAGCAAGTCGGTGACGATCCGACCGTGAATGCGCTGTGCGAGCGTGTTGCGGATCTGCTCGGCAAGGAGGCGGCCGTCTACATGCCCTCGGGCACGATGTGCAACGTCACCGCGACGCTGGTGCATTGCCGTCCCGGGGACGAGATCCTGGCGCACGAGACCGCGCACATCATCGCCCGCGAGGGCGGCGCGCATGCCGCCATCGGAGGCTTCCAGGTGACACAGCTGATGGGCGCCGACGGCCAGTTCACGCCGGAGACGCTCCGGAAAGCACTGCACCCGCGCACGCGCTACCAGCCGCCGCAGACCGTCGTCAGCGTCGAGCAGACCGCCAATATCGGCGGCGGCACGATCTGGAAGAAGGCCGCGCTCGACGAGATCGTCGCAATCGCCAAGCAACATGGCCTCGTCACCCACATGGATGGCGCGCGCCTCCTCAACGCCACCGTGGCAAGCGGCATCTCCCCGCGCGACATGACCGCGGGTTGGGATTCGGCCTGGATCGACTTCTCCAAGGGCTTGGGCGCACCGATCGGCGGCGTGCTTGCGGGCTCTCGCGCCTTCATCGATGCGGTCTGGCAGTGGAAGCAGCGCCTCGGCGGCTCGATGCGCCAGGCCGGCATCTGCGCGGCCGCCTGCATCTACGCTCTCGACCATCACGTCGAGCGGCTTGCCGACGATCACGCCAATGCGCGCGCGCTCGCGCGCGGGCTGTCGCAGATCGCAGGCATCGAGGTGCAGGAGCCCGAGACCAATCTCGTGTTCTTCAAGCCCGACGGCGCCGGCGTTCCCGGCGACAAGATGGTCGCGCTACTCCGCCAGCGCGGCGTCACGCTCGCGATGATGGACGGCCGCATCCGCGCCTGCACCCATCTCGACGTCAACGCGAGCCAGATCGATGAGACGATCGGATACGTCCGCGAGATCGTGCGCGCCGCGTAG
- the murI gene encoding glutamate racemase, with the protein MSNSSTILVFDSGLGGLTVLREVVAARPDAHYTYVADDAFFPYGHHSEDEIIARVVPLMGKLIGTHDPDLVVIACNTASTLVLSHLRAAYSVPFVGTVPAIKPACARSKTRRVSVLGTKGTVKREYTKALIRDFAQGCEVTLVGSPELASLAERELSGQAISDADILAELAPCFVGDESDASARTDTIVLACTHYPLLLDRLERLAPWPVDWIDPAPAIARRVSDLLAPRSGDNVQSGAEMIFTSNRVHGLGPALTPFFGGRAVA; encoded by the coding sequence GTGAGCAATTCCTCGACGATCCTGGTATTTGATTCCGGCCTTGGCGGCCTCACTGTCCTGCGTGAGGTCGTGGCTGCGCGCCCGGATGCCCATTATACCTACGTCGCTGACGACGCCTTCTTCCCCTATGGCCATCACAGCGAGGACGAGATCATCGCCCGCGTGGTGCCGCTGATGGGGAAGCTGATCGGCACCCATGACCCTGACCTCGTCGTCATCGCCTGCAACACCGCGTCCACCCTGGTTCTATCGCATCTGCGTGCCGCTTATTCCGTACCCTTTGTCGGCACGGTGCCGGCGATCAAGCCGGCCTGCGCCCGGTCGAAGACTCGACGCGTCTCGGTGCTCGGCACCAAGGGCACGGTCAAGCGCGAATACACCAAGGCGCTGATCCGCGATTTCGCGCAAGGATGCGAGGTGACGCTGGTCGGTTCGCCCGAGCTTGCTTCGCTCGCCGAACGCGAGCTCAGCGGCCAGGCGATCAGTGACGCCGATATCCTTGCCGAGCTCGCCCCCTGCTTCGTCGGAGATGAGTCCGATGCGAGCGCACGCACCGACACGATCGTGCTCGCCTGCACGCATTACCCGCTGCTGCTCGATCGGCTGGAGCGGCTGGCACCCTGGCCCGTCGACTGGATCGATCCGGCGCCCGCGATCGCCCGCCGCGTTTCGGATCTGCTCGCCCCGCGCAGCGGCGACAACGTGCAATCCGGCGCCGAGATGATTTTCACGTCGAACCGCGTGCACGGGCTCGGACCGGCCCTGACGCCGTTCTTCGGCGGGCGCGCAGTCGCCTGA
- a CDS encoding serine hydrolase domain-containing protein, giving the protein MRPWRTEALVLVAALALLVGAARPVRAEMPLARSFTAAGLARVSALLGREVTAGRIPGAILLIQQHGKPVLFETFGLRNVKTAQPMTDDTIFRLYSMSKPITSVAAMMLVEDGKLALDDAVAKYIPAFADVQVGVPAADGGLALQPLAGPITVRDLLRHTSGITYGFYGDSPVRRLYAQAGLFDGDPDNAEFVARLARLPLAEQPGTLWDYGHSTDVLGRVIEVVSGLSLYQFEKQRLLDPLAMRDTAFFVADEARRPRIAEPLPGDWFDRPVAGITEATAPRRWESGGAGMVGTIRDYARFTQMLLNGGELDGRRYLRRETVALMTSDQIGKGSGVTKDPGFYFPGRDSGFGLGFAVRIMADGRVPAGEYRWDGVGGTFFFIDPADDMFVICMMQSPAQRGPIQDELKRLVYGALVR; this is encoded by the coding sequence CCTCGTTGCCGCGCTTGCTCTGCTGGTCGGTGCGGCGCGGCCCGTCCGCGCCGAAATGCCGCTCGCCCGCAGCTTCACGGCTGCAGGACTTGCCCGCGTCAGCGCGCTTCTCGGTCGCGAGGTCACCGCCGGCAGGATTCCCGGCGCGATCCTGCTGATCCAGCAGCACGGCAAACCCGTGCTCTTCGAAACGTTCGGCCTGCGCAACGTGAAGACAGCGCAGCCGATGACGGATGACACCATCTTCCGCCTCTACTCGATGTCGAAGCCGATCACCTCCGTGGCGGCGATGATGCTGGTGGAGGACGGCAAGCTCGCGCTCGACGATGCCGTCGCCAAATACATTCCGGCCTTTGCCGATGTGCAGGTTGGCGTCCCCGCGGCCGACGGCGGGCTGGCGCTGCAGCCGCTGGCGGGACCGATCACGGTACGCGACCTGCTCCGACACACCTCCGGCATCACCTATGGCTTCTACGGCGACAGTCCTGTGCGCAGGCTCTATGCCCAGGCCGGTCTGTTCGACGGCGATCCTGACAACGCAGAATTCGTCGCGCGGCTCGCGCGCCTGCCGCTCGCCGAGCAGCCGGGAACGCTGTGGGACTACGGCCATTCCACCGATGTGCTCGGGCGGGTGATCGAGGTCGTCTCGGGCCTGTCGCTCTATCAATTCGAGAAGCAGCGGCTGCTCGATCCCTTGGCGATGCGCGACACGGCGTTCTTCGTCGCCGACGAGGCTAGGCGGCCGCGGATCGCCGAGCCCCTGCCCGGGGACTGGTTCGATCGTCCCGTTGCCGGCATCACGGAGGCGACCGCGCCGCGTCGCTGGGAGTCCGGCGGGGCCGGCATGGTCGGCACGATTCGAGACTATGCGCGCTTTACGCAGATGCTGCTCAATGGCGGCGAGCTCGACGGTCGCCGCTATCTCAGGCGCGAGACCGTGGCGCTGATGACATCGGACCAGATCGGTAAGGGAAGCGGCGTGACGAAAGATCCCGGGTTCTACTTTCCCGGGCGTGACAGCGGCTTTGGTCTCGGCTTTGCCGTGCGCATCATGGCGGACGGTCGGGTGCCGGCGGGCGAGTACCGCTGGGACGGCGTCGGCGGCACCTTCTTCTTCATTGATCCCGCCGACGACATGTTCGTGATCTGCATGATGCAGTCGCCCGCGCAGCGCGGGCCCATCCAGGACGAGCTGAAGCGGCTGGTCTACGGAGCGCTTGTGCGCTGA
- a CDS encoding HpcH/HpaI aldolase family protein: MSIPATPLNRLRQMWSEGRPAFGAIATIPSVQMVQIMARSLDWIIVDLEHGPIGLTEAHAMIAATTGTPCTPLVRIAANEPWLAKAPMDIGAFGINFPMITNRAEAEKAVRSVRYPPRGDRLWGPFHAPFRWGQSMPDYMASADDEMICMVTIEHVDAVNRIDEIMATPGIDVAVIGPGDLATSINKRGRMDDPELLELVARAEAGILRSGVPIGGVARTADQANQLIDRGYRAIALGFDWSLFQRGIMAAFDGIRR; the protein is encoded by the coding sequence ATGTCGATCCCAGCCACGCCGCTCAATCGCCTCCGCCAGATGTGGAGCGAGGGGCGCCCCGCCTTCGGCGCGATCGCGACGATCCCGAGCGTGCAGATGGTGCAGATTATGGCGCGCTCGCTCGACTGGATCATCGTCGATCTCGAGCATGGGCCGATCGGGCTCACCGAAGCGCATGCGATGATCGCGGCGACGACCGGTACGCCCTGCACGCCCCTGGTGCGGATCGCCGCGAACGAGCCGTGGCTTGCGAAAGCGCCGATGGACATCGGCGCCTTCGGCATCAACTTCCCGATGATCACCAATCGCGCCGAGGCCGAGAAGGCGGTGCGCAGCGTGCGCTACCCGCCGCGCGGGGACCGGCTCTGGGGACCGTTCCACGCTCCGTTTCGCTGGGGCCAATCGATGCCGGACTACATGGCGTCAGCCGACGACGAGATGATCTGCATGGTTACCATCGAGCATGTCGATGCCGTCAACCGCATCGACGAGATCATGGCAACACCAGGCATCGATGTCGCGGTTATCGGTCCCGGCGATCTTGCGACGTCCATCAACAAGCGCGGCCGAATGGATGACCCCGAGCTGCTCGAACTGGTCGCCCGCGCCGAAGCCGGCATCCTCAGAAGCGGCGTGCCGATCGGCGGCGTTGCGCGGACCGCCGACCAGGCCAACCAACTGATCGACCGTGGCTACCGCGCGATCGCGCTCGGCTTCGACTGGTCGCTATTCCAGCGCGGCATCATGGCCGCGTTCGATGGGATCAGGCGCTGA
- a CDS encoding glutathione S-transferase family protein encodes MLTVHHLGKSQSERIVWLCEELGIPYELKRYARDPVTMLAPPDYKALHSIGAAPVITDGDLVLAESGAIVDYIIAKYGKGRLVLGPEAPEFAQFLYWFHFANGTLQAGMGRLMLLNRLKLADDNPMLVAIRARVDRAFELVDARVRDAEYLAGGTFTTADIMIGFSLTTMRYFQPYDLQRCPNVVGYLGRIGARPAYRRAMEKGDPGMALLLS; translated from the coding sequence ATGCTCACCGTCCATCACCTCGGCAAATCGCAATCCGAACGCATCGTCTGGCTCTGCGAGGAGCTCGGGATCCCCTACGAGCTGAAGCGCTATGCGCGCGATCCCGTCACCATGCTGGCGCCGCCTGATTACAAGGCGCTGCATTCGATCGGAGCGGCGCCCGTCATCACCGATGGCGATCTCGTGCTCGCCGAATCCGGCGCCATCGTCGATTACATCATCGCCAAATACGGCAAAGGCCGTCTCGTGCTCGGTCCGGAGGCCCCCGAATTCGCGCAATTCCTGTACTGGTTTCACTTTGCCAACGGCACGCTGCAAGCCGGCATGGGGCGGCTGATGCTGCTGAACCGGCTCAAGCTCGCTGATGACAATCCGATGCTGGTCGCGATCAGAGCGCGCGTCGATCGTGCCTTCGAGCTCGTCGACGCGCGCGTGCGCGATGCCGAATATCTCGCCGGCGGCACCTTTACGACGGCCGACATCATGATCGGCTTCTCGCTCACCACGATGCGCTACTTCCAGCCGTATGATCTCCAGCGCTGCCCGAACGTGGTCGGATATCTCGGTCGCATCGGCGCACGTCCGGCTTACCGGCGCGCGATGGAGAAGGGCGATCCCGGCATGGCGCTCTTGCTGAGCTGA